In Phaseolus vulgaris cultivar G19833 chromosome 10, P. vulgaris v2.0, whole genome shotgun sequence, a single genomic region encodes these proteins:
- the LOC137819211 gene encoding uncharacterized protein has translation MSKKNNLAKRKKQYEFDLQREKQEKIKKEQKLHAKKNRMKVDGSNKKKSGFQVGKRKVKVKLTALAKAKAAQAMELDN, from the exons ATGTCGAAGAAGAACAACCTCGCCAAGAGAAAGAAGCAATACGAATTCGATCTCCAAA GGGAGAAGCAAGAGAAGATAAAGAAAGAGCAGAAACTCCATGCGAAGAAGAACAGGATGAAA GTTGATGGAAGCAACAAGAAAAAGAGTGGATTTCAGGTGGGGAAGAGaaaagtgaaggtcaagttgaCTGCCCTTGCTAAAGCTAAGGCTGCCCAGGCAATGGAGCTTGACAACTGA